Proteins encoded by one window of Cyanobium sp. NS01:
- the gshA gene encoding glutamate--cysteine ligase, producing the protein MTPALMLKGFEVELYTGRPDGTVVGCSSEVAAALEGFVTEPDRRNLEYVTAPEADYDRQLALLLEPRLRLRRWLQLRGLTLLPGSTLSLGNSRRFERSDPDNPYHHYIERTYGTRVVTASVHINLGLTAMQPLFAGLRLLRCEAALLLALSASSPFLDGAATGAHSQRWLQFPLTPERVPLFRDHEHYIAWMEQQLQAGTMQNVRHLWTSVRPNGDDRPYDLNRLEIRICDLVSDPEVLLAITALAELRLWQVQRDPQTCDPFRASSLDPEELALLADANDQAAARSSLDAPLRHWRDGSPIEARAWIRQILEELAPLARELGLDARLTPLAGLLRHGNQAMDWLQRQQSGTSIRAILSGEISAMAVQEQHLAATMGTDPVLGRLG; encoded by the coding sequence ATGACGCCAGCGCTGATGCTCAAGGGCTTCGAGGTGGAGCTCTACACCGGCAGGCCAGACGGCACGGTGGTGGGCTGTTCGTCTGAGGTGGCCGCGGCCCTGGAGGGGTTTGTCACCGAGCCCGACCGACGCAATCTCGAATACGTCACCGCCCCGGAGGCCGACTACGACCGGCAGCTGGCCCTGCTGCTGGAACCGCGGCTGCGCCTGCGCCGCTGGCTGCAGCTGCGCGGGCTGACGCTCCTGCCAGGCAGCACCCTGAGCCTGGGGAACAGCCGGCGCTTCGAGCGCTCCGACCCCGACAACCCCTACCACCACTACATCGAGCGCACCTACGGCACCCGGGTGGTGACCGCCAGTGTGCACATCAACCTGGGCCTCACGGCCATGCAGCCGCTGTTTGCCGGCCTGAGGCTGCTGCGCTGTGAGGCCGCCCTGCTGCTCGCCCTCAGCGCCAGCTCCCCCTTCCTCGACGGTGCCGCCACCGGCGCCCATTCCCAGCGCTGGCTGCAGTTCCCCCTCACGCCGGAGCGGGTGCCCCTGTTCCGCGACCACGAGCACTACATCGCCTGGATGGAGCAGCAGCTCCAGGCCGGCACGATGCAGAACGTGCGGCATCTGTGGACCTCCGTGCGGCCCAATGGCGACGATCGCCCCTACGACCTCAATCGCCTCGAGATCCGCATCTGCGATCTGGTGAGCGACCCAGAGGTGCTGCTGGCGATCACGGCCCTGGCGGAGCTGCGGCTATGGCAGGTGCAACGGGATCCCCAGACCTGCGACCCATTCCGTGCCAGCAGCCTCGATCCCGAGGAGCTGGCGCTGCTCGCCGATGCCAACGACCAGGCCGCAGCCCGCTCCAGCCTTGACGCCCCCCTGCGCCACTGGCGCGACGGCAGCCCGATTGAAGCCCGGGCCTGGATCCGGCAGATCCTGGAAGAGCTGGCGCCCCTGGCCCGGGAGCTGGGGCTGGACGCTCGGCTCACCCCGCTCGCCGGGCTGCTGCGCCACGGCAATCAGGCCATGGACTGGCTGCAGCGTCAGCAGAGCGGCACGTCGATCCGTGCGATTCTGAGCGGAGAGATCAGCGCCATGGCGGTGCAGGAGCAGCACCTGGCCGCCACGATGGGCACAGACCCTGTCCTGGGTCGTTTGGGATGA
- the ppc gene encoding phosphoenolpyruvate carboxylase, whose amino-acid sequence MRQLVPPVAEPSPRATRLLGERLELVEDLWQTVLRSECPPHHAERLLRLKRLSDPLEDDGSTTAEGDAAGMDTSTAIVRLIREMDLAEAIAAARAFSLYFQLVNILEQHIEEDTYLDSLKSLPETLSSDPFLPPLASQTEPATFRQLFERLRNLNVPPAQIENLLRNLDLRLVFTAHPTEIVRHTVRHKQRRVATLIQKLQQESDLNRVERQSLRLQLEEEIRLWWRTDELHQFKPTVLDEVDYALHFFQEVLFEAMPLLRVRIAGALTDSYPDVEPPRDSFCTFGSWVGSDRDGNPSVTPDITWRTACFQRQLMLERYVKAVGELRDQLSISMQWSQVSPALLESLEMDRLRFPDIYEERAARYRLEPYRLKLSYVLERLHLTQERNQLLADTGWESPCDGLPSVPGIGGNLAVGPGLQDLHYASVDDFRTDLELVLQSLEGTGLSCESLQHLISQVQIFAFCLASLDVRQESTRHSDALDELSRYLQLPTPYGEMEEEQRVAWLLAELQTRRPLFPPAASWSAATTETFAVLRMLQRLQQEFGCRICGTYVISMSHTVSDLLEVLVLAKEAGLVDPVAQTTSLLVVPLFETVEDLQRAPAVMGQLFSQPFYRRLLSSSEGSQPLQEVMLGYSDSNKDSGFLSSNWEIHKAQIALQQLATQHDVALRIFHGRGGSVSRGGGPAYQAVLAQPSGTLSGRIKITEQGEVLASKYSLPELALYNLETLTTAVLQNSLVSTPVDNTPSWNELMGRLAARSRDFYRALVHDNPDLVAFFQQCTPIEEISKLQISSRPARRKSGAKDLSSLRAIPWVFGWTQSRFLLPSWFGVGAALREELDQDPEQIELLRLLYQRWPFFRMLISKVEMTLSKVDIDLAHHYVQALGRPERREAFEQIFQTIAAEFDLTRDLVLAITGHQRLLDGDPALQLSVDLRNRTIVPLGFLQVALLRRLRDQNRQPPMREATGSGSDGRTYSRSELLRGALLTINGIAAGMRNTG is encoded by the coding sequence ATGCGGCAGTTGGTGCCCCCTGTCGCCGAACCCTCGCCCCGGGCGACCCGCCTGCTGGGTGAGCGGCTTGAGCTCGTCGAAGACCTCTGGCAGACCGTGCTGCGCAGCGAGTGTCCGCCCCACCACGCCGAACGCCTGCTGCGACTGAAGCGGCTGAGTGATCCCCTGGAGGACGACGGCTCCACCACGGCCGAAGGCGACGCCGCCGGCATGGACACCAGCACGGCCATCGTGCGACTGATCCGGGAGATGGATCTGGCCGAGGCCATTGCCGCCGCCCGGGCCTTCTCCCTCTATTTCCAGCTCGTCAATATCCTCGAGCAGCACATCGAGGAAGACACCTACCTCGACAGCCTCAAATCCCTGCCGGAAACGCTCTCCAGCGATCCCTTCCTGCCGCCCCTGGCCAGCCAGACCGAGCCCGCCACCTTCCGCCAGCTGTTCGAGCGCCTGCGCAACCTCAACGTGCCGCCGGCCCAGATCGAAAACCTGCTGCGCAACCTGGATCTGCGGCTGGTGTTCACGGCCCACCCCACCGAGATCGTGCGCCACACGGTGCGGCACAAGCAACGGCGGGTGGCCACCCTGATCCAGAAGCTCCAGCAGGAGAGCGACCTCAACCGGGTTGAGCGCCAGAGCCTGCGCTTGCAGCTGGAGGAGGAAATCCGCCTGTGGTGGCGCACCGATGAGCTGCACCAGTTCAAGCCCACGGTGCTGGATGAAGTCGACTATGCCCTCCATTTCTTCCAGGAGGTGCTGTTCGAGGCGATGCCGTTGCTGCGGGTGCGGATCGCGGGCGCTCTGACCGACAGCTACCCCGATGTGGAGCCCCCTCGGGACTCCTTCTGCACCTTCGGCTCCTGGGTGGGATCCGACCGCGACGGCAACCCCTCGGTGACCCCCGACATCACCTGGCGCACCGCCTGTTTTCAGCGCCAGCTGATGCTGGAGCGCTACGTGAAAGCGGTGGGGGAACTGCGCGATCAGCTCAGCATCTCGATGCAGTGGAGCCAGGTGAGCCCGGCGCTGCTGGAGTCGCTGGAGATGGACCGGCTGCGCTTTCCCGACATCTATGAGGAGCGCGCCGCCCGCTACCGGCTCGAGCCCTACCGCCTCAAGCTCAGCTATGTGCTGGAGCGGCTGCACCTCACCCAGGAGCGCAACCAGCTGCTGGCGGACACCGGCTGGGAATCACCCTGCGACGGCCTGCCCTCCGTGCCCGGCATCGGCGGCAACCTGGCCGTGGGGCCGGGCCTGCAGGACCTCCACTACGCCTCGGTGGACGACTTCCGCACCGATCTGGAGCTGGTGCTGCAGAGCCTGGAGGGCACCGGCCTGAGCTGCGAATCGCTGCAGCACCTGATCAGCCAGGTGCAGATTTTCGCCTTTTGCCTGGCCAGCCTGGACGTGCGCCAGGAGAGCACGCGCCACAGCGACGCCCTCGACGAGCTCAGCCGCTACCTGCAGCTGCCCACGCCCTACGGCGAGATGGAGGAGGAGCAGCGGGTGGCCTGGCTGCTGGCTGAGCTGCAGACCCGCCGCCCCCTGTTCCCCCCCGCGGCCAGCTGGAGCGCCGCCACCACCGAGACCTTCGCCGTGCTGCGGATGCTGCAGCGGCTGCAACAGGAGTTCGGCTGCCGCATCTGCGGCACCTACGTGATCTCCATGAGTCACACGGTGTCCGACCTGCTGGAGGTGCTGGTGCTCGCCAAGGAGGCCGGGCTGGTGGACCCGGTGGCCCAGACCACCAGCCTGCTGGTGGTGCCCCTGTTCGAGACGGTGGAAGACCTGCAGCGCGCCCCGGCCGTGATGGGCCAGCTGTTCAGCCAGCCCTTCTACCGCCGGCTGCTCAGCTCCAGCGAGGGGAGCCAACCCCTGCAGGAGGTGATGCTCGGCTACTCCGACAGCAACAAGGATTCCGGCTTCCTCTCCAGCAACTGGGAGATCCACAAGGCCCAGATCGCCCTGCAGCAGCTCGCCACCCAGCACGATGTGGCGCTGCGCATCTTCCACGGCCGTGGCGGCTCCGTGAGCCGGGGCGGCGGGCCGGCCTACCAGGCGGTGCTGGCCCAGCCCAGTGGCACCCTCAGCGGCCGCATCAAGATCACCGAGCAGGGCGAGGTGCTCGCCTCCAAATACTCCCTGCCGGAGCTGGCCCTCTACAACCTCGAAACCCTCACCACTGCGGTGCTGCAGAACAGCCTGGTGAGCACGCCGGTGGACAACACGCCTAGCTGGAATGAGCTGATGGGCCGCCTGGCCGCCCGCTCCCGCGACTTCTACCGGGCCCTGGTCCATGACAACCCCGATCTGGTGGCGTTCTTCCAGCAGTGCACCCCCATCGAGGAGATCAGCAAGCTGCAGATTTCGAGCCGGCCGGCGCGGCGCAAGAGCGGCGCCAAAGACCTCTCGAGCCTGCGGGCCATTCCCTGGGTGTTCGGCTGGACCCAGAGCCGCTTCCTGCTCCCCAGTTGGTTCGGGGTGGGGGCTGCCCTGCGCGAGGAGCTCGATCAGGACCCGGAGCAGATCGAGCTGCTGCGCCTGCTCTACCAGCGCTGGCCCTTCTTTCGGATGTTGATCTCCAAGGTGGAGATGACCCTCTCGAAGGTCGACATCGACCTGGCCCATCACTACGTGCAGGCCCTGGGACGACCCGAGCGGCGGGAGGCCTTCGAGCAGATCTTCCAGACCATCGCCGCCGAGTTCGACCTCACCCGCGACCTGGTGCTGGCCATCACCGGTCACCAGCGCCTCCTCGATGGCGATCCCGCCCTGCAGCTCTCGGTGGACCTGCGCAACCGCACGATCGTGCCCCTCGGTTTCCTGCAGGTGGCCCTGCTGAGGCGGCTGCGCGACCAGAACCGGCAACCTCCGATGCGCGAAGCTACCGGCAGCGGTTCCGACGGCCGCACCTACAGCCGCAGTGAACTGCTGCGCGGCGCCCTGCTCACCATCAATGGCATCGCCGCCGGCATGCGCAACACCGGCTGA
- the larE gene encoding ATP-dependent sacrificial sulfur transferase LarE: MTFTLLERLPPSLEEGLEALRQAMAALPQVVVAYSGGVDSALVACLAVEQCGSAALAITGVSPALAPHLRQEAAAQARWLGIAHREIATAELADPAYSSNPVERCYACKRELHRLLAPVAAAAGDAVVLDGVNHDDLGDHRPGIRAAREHGVRSPLAEVGIDKAGVRQISRALGLPWWDKPAQPCLASRFPYGEAITAARLHQVAAAEAWLLERGWPRLRVRCQGETARIELPESELTAALEQWRDGSRRRQLVEAFLALGFTAVAVDLEGLVSGKLNRGLAPLRPPQPADGC, encoded by the coding sequence TTGACGTTCACCCTCCTGGAGCGCCTGCCCCCCAGCCTCGAGGAAGGTCTGGAGGCGTTGCGGCAGGCCATGGCGGCCCTGCCCCAGGTGGTGGTGGCCTACTCCGGCGGGGTGGACAGCGCCCTGGTGGCCTGCCTCGCGGTGGAGCAATGCGGCAGCGCGGCGCTGGCGATCACCGGCGTGTCGCCGGCCCTCGCTCCCCACCTGCGCCAGGAGGCCGCCGCCCAGGCCCGCTGGCTGGGCATCGCCCACCGGGAGATTGCCACCGCCGAACTGGCCGACCCGGCCTACAGCTCGAACCCGGTTGAGCGCTGCTACGCCTGCAAGCGCGAATTGCACCGGCTGCTGGCGCCGGTGGCCGCGGCGGCCGGCGATGCGGTGGTGCTCGACGGCGTCAACCACGACGATCTCGGCGACCACCGCCCCGGCATCCGCGCTGCGCGGGAGCACGGGGTGCGCTCACCCCTGGCCGAAGTCGGCATCGACAAGGCCGGGGTGCGTCAGATCTCCAGGGCCCTGGGTCTGCCCTGGTGGGACAAGCCTGCCCAGCCCTGCCTGGCCTCCCGCTTCCCCTATGGCGAGGCGATCACGGCGGCCCGGCTGCACCAGGTGGCGGCCGCCGAGGCCTGGTTGCTGGAACGGGGTTGGCCCCGGCTGCGGGTGCGCTGCCAGGGGGAGACGGCCCGCATCGAATTGCCGGAGTCGGAACTCACGGCTGCCCTGGAGCAGTGGCGGGATGGTTCCCGCCGCCGGCAGCTGGTGGAGGCGTTTCTGGCCCTCGGCTTCACCGCTGTGGCGGTGGATCTGGAGGGCCTGGTGAGCGGCAAGCTCAATCGCGGCCTCGCACCGCTCAGGCCACCTCAGCCGGCAGACGGCTGCTGA
- a CDS encoding photosystem I reaction center subunit II PsaD, translating to MTATALSGQLPKYIGSTGGLLNSAETEEKYAITWTSSKAQVFELPTGGAAEMNEGENVMYFARKEQCLALGTQLRTKFKPRIEDYKIYRIFPGGDTEYLHPKDGVFPEKVNEGRQMVGHNPRSIGANTNPANLKFTGKNTFDA from the coding sequence ATGACAGCAACGGCACTGAGCGGTCAACTCCCCAAGTACATCGGCAGCACCGGCGGGCTGCTCAACTCCGCCGAAACTGAAGAGAAGTACGCCATCACCTGGACCAGTTCCAAGGCCCAGGTCTTTGAGCTGCCCACCGGCGGCGCTGCCGAGATGAATGAGGGCGAAAACGTCATGTATTTCGCCCGCAAGGAGCAGTGCCTGGCCCTGGGCACCCAGCTGCGCACCAAGTTCAAGCCCCGCATCGAGGACTACAAGATCTACCGGATCTTCCCCGGCGGAGACACCGAGTATCTGCATCCCAAGGATGGCGTGTTCCCCGAGAAGGTGAACGAGGGCCGTCAGATGGTGGGTCACAACCCCCGCTCCATCGGCGCCAACACCAATCCCGCCAACCTCAAGTTCACCGGCAAGAACACCTTCGACGCCTGA
- a CDS encoding cob(I)yrinic acid a,c-diamide adenosyltransferase, producing the protein MSPSTTEPSRLGQGSPGGGSGRASASGIGIRTASGRDERTHGQLHVYDGDGKGKSQAALGVVLRTIGLGICEQKRTRVLLLRFLKGPGRAYDEDAAIEALQQGFPHLIDQVRTGRGDFFSAEQATRFDRQEAQRGWDIAKGAIASNLYSVVVLDELNPVLDLGLLDREEICRSLAAKPDGMEVICTGRGAPPQLVQLADLHSEMRAHRRHGDAATAAAGLDGIEIYTGEGKGKSTSALGKALQAIGRGISQDKSHRVLILQWLKGGRGYTEDAAIAALRESYPHLVDHLRSGRDAIVWRGQQQPIDYVEAERAWEIARAAISSGLYKTVILDEINPTVDLELLPQEPIVQTLLRKPAETEVILTGRCRNRPAYFDLATVHSEMVCHKHYAERGVDLKRGVDY; encoded by the coding sequence ATGAGTCCGAGCACCACCGAGCCGTCACGCCTGGGCCAGGGCAGCCCTGGCGGTGGATCAGGCCGAGCCAGTGCCTCGGGGATCGGCATCCGCACCGCCTCGGGCCGCGATGAACGCACCCATGGCCAGCTGCACGTCTATGACGGCGATGGCAAAGGCAAGAGCCAGGCCGCCCTGGGGGTGGTGCTGCGCACCATCGGCCTGGGCATCTGCGAGCAGAAGCGCACCCGGGTGCTGCTGCTGCGCTTCCTCAAGGGCCCGGGCCGGGCCTACGACGAGGATGCCGCCATCGAGGCCCTGCAACAGGGCTTTCCCCATCTGATCGACCAGGTGCGCACCGGCCGGGGCGACTTCTTCAGCGCCGAGCAGGCCACCCGCTTCGACCGGCAGGAAGCTCAGCGGGGCTGGGACATCGCCAAGGGCGCCATCGCCAGCAACCTCTACTCCGTGGTGGTGCTCGACGAGCTCAACCCCGTGCTCGACCTGGGCCTGCTGGATCGGGAGGAGATCTGCCGCAGCCTGGCGGCCAAGCCCGATGGCATGGAGGTGATCTGCACTGGCCGCGGCGCCCCGCCCCAGCTGGTGCAGCTGGCTGATCTGCATTCCGAGATGCGGGCCCATCGCCGCCATGGTGACGCCGCCACCGCCGCCGCCGGCCTCGACGGCATCGAGATCTACACCGGCGAGGGCAAGGGCAAGAGCACCAGCGCGCTGGGCAAGGCCCTGCAGGCGATCGGGCGGGGCATCAGCCAGGACAAGAGCCACCGGGTGCTGATCCTGCAGTGGCTCAAGGGCGGCAGAGGATACACGGAAGACGCGGCGATCGCCGCCCTGCGCGAGAGCTATCCCCATCTGGTGGATCACCTGCGCTCGGGCCGCGATGCGATCGTGTGGCGCGGCCAGCAGCAGCCCATCGACTACGTGGAGGCCGAGAGGGCCTGGGAGATCGCCAGGGCCGCCATCTCCAGCGGCCTCTACAAGACGGTGATCCTCGATGAGATCAACCCCACCGTGGATCTGGAGCTGTTGCCCCAGGAGCCGATCGTGCAGACCCTGCTGCGCAAGCCAGCCGAAACAGAGGTGATTCTCACCGGCCGCTGCCGCAACCGACCCGCCTACTTCGACCTCGCCACCGTGCACTCCGAGATGGTGTGCCACAAGCACTACGCCGAGCGCGGCGTGGATCTCAAACGGGGGGTGGATTACTGA
- a CDS encoding N-acetyltransferase, whose product MIPFRPQTPPPRLGEGYALVANPWPAAELLNSLLVASGEAARSAERWQRVLERSLWHLGVTDPSGSLVGFVRVTSDLALNANLWDLCCAPADPERDRVLRALVQASLGRLRRELSGCSVSLSAPPEAIKALQGLGFIVDPGGIRAMGLQL is encoded by the coding sequence TTGATCCCCTTCCGTCCCCAGACCCCTCCCCCCCGGTTGGGGGAGGGCTATGCCCTGGTGGCCAATCCGTGGCCAGCCGCTGAGCTGCTCAACAGTCTGCTGGTGGCCTCGGGTGAGGCGGCGCGGTCGGCCGAGCGCTGGCAGCGGGTGCTGGAACGGAGCCTGTGGCACCTGGGTGTCACCGACCCGAGTGGCAGCCTGGTGGGCTTCGTGCGGGTCACCAGTGACCTGGCCCTCAATGCCAACCTCTGGGACCTGTGCTGCGCCCCTGCCGATCCCGAGCGCGACAGGGTGCTGCGGGCGCTGGTGCAGGCCTCCCTGGGCCGGCTGCGGCGGGAGCTCTCAGGCTGCAGCGTGTCGCTGTCGGCGCCACCTGAGGCCATCAAGGCGTTGCAAGGCCTGGGCTTCATCGTGGATCCAGGCGGCATCCGCGCCATGGGCCTGCAGCTCTGA
- the speD gene encoding adenosylmethionine decarboxylase gives MIQTLPCLHPHPGWNAAQAAAHAAAQASSQPAPITDTVGKHCILELYGCDHARLDDEAFLRDTITAAAKRAGATLLNLITHRFEPQGVTGLALLAESHISIHTWPESGYAAVDVFTCGDHTMPERACAVLAEELAAAEHKLTSFRRETPGAIQVSSRLPAEVA, from the coding sequence ATGATCCAGACCCTGCCTTGCCTCCATCCCCACCCCGGATGGAACGCAGCCCAAGCCGCAGCACACGCCGCCGCCCAAGCCTCCAGCCAGCCTGCTCCGATCACCGACACCGTCGGAAAACACTGCATTCTCGAGCTCTATGGGTGCGATCACGCCCGGCTCGACGACGAAGCCTTTCTCAGGGACACCATCACCGCCGCAGCGAAACGGGCTGGTGCCACCCTTCTGAACCTGATCACCCACCGCTTCGAGCCCCAGGGCGTCACCGGACTGGCCCTTCTGGCCGAATCGCACATCTCCATCCACACCTGGCCGGAATCCGGCTACGCCGCCGTGGATGTGTTCACCTGCGGCGACCACACCATGCCCGAGCGGGCCTGCGCCGTGCTCGCCGAGGAACTCGCCGCCGCCGAGCACAAGCTCACCAGCTTCCGGCGAGAAACCCCCGGCGCCATCCAGGTCAGCAGCCGTCTGCCGGCTGAGGTGGCCTGA
- the recF gene encoding DNA replication/repair protein RecF gives MRLDRLELLQFRNIARLDLGLEAPRLLVLGPNGEGKSNLLEAVELLGSLRSHRTGSDRDLIQQGCSRARIQGLTTSGDLLQLDLRRSGGRQARRNGKALERQHDLLGSLRCVSFSALDLELVRGEPAGRRQWLDRVVLQLEPLYAELLSRYGRLMRQRSQLLRRGLGGHEQAALLDAFDQQMALVGTRLHRRRHRALRRLEPLASRWQQRLSGGRDALTISYRSGTKLEGEEAEEPWRAALAAQLVAQRSEELRLGQCGVGPHRDEVAFGLAGQPARRYGSAGQQRTLVLALKLAELELVHSVVGEPPLLLLDDVLAELDPNRQQWLLEAVGEGHQCLVSATHLGAFGAGWQRQSQIVQLQGGAVVEAS, from the coding sequence ATCAGGCTGGATCGCCTCGAGCTGCTGCAGTTCCGCAACATCGCTCGGCTGGACCTGGGCCTGGAGGCCCCTCGCCTGCTGGTGCTCGGTCCCAATGGCGAGGGCAAGTCGAACCTGCTGGAGGCGGTGGAGCTACTCGGCTCGCTGCGCTCCCACCGCACCGGCTCCGACCGGGACCTGATCCAGCAGGGATGCAGCAGGGCCCGTATCCAGGGCCTCACCACCAGCGGCGATCTGCTGCAGCTCGACCTGCGCCGCAGCGGCGGGCGGCAGGCACGCCGCAACGGCAAGGCTCTGGAGCGGCAGCACGACCTGCTCGGCTCACTGCGCTGCGTCAGCTTCAGCGCCCTCGACCTGGAGCTCGTGCGGGGAGAGCCTGCCGGAAGGCGCCAATGGCTCGACCGGGTGGTGCTGCAGCTGGAGCCCCTCTATGCCGAGCTGCTCAGCCGCTATGGCCGCCTGATGCGGCAACGCAGCCAGCTGCTGCGGCGGGGCCTGGGCGGCCACGAACAGGCGGCGCTGCTGGACGCCTTCGACCAGCAGATGGCCCTGGTGGGAACGCGCCTGCACCGCCGACGGCACCGGGCCCTGCGCCGGCTGGAACCCCTGGCCAGCCGTTGGCAACAGCGCCTCAGCGGCGGTCGCGATGCCCTCACGATCAGCTACCGCAGCGGCACCAAGCTGGAAGGCGAGGAGGCGGAGGAGCCCTGGCGCGCCGCCCTGGCGGCCCAGCTGGTCGCCCAGCGCAGCGAGGAGTTGCGGCTGGGCCAGTGCGGGGTTGGCCCCCACCGCGATGAAGTCGCCTTTGGGCTGGCTGGCCAGCCAGCGCGGCGCTATGGATCGGCGGGGCAGCAGCGCACGCTGGTGCTGGCCCTCAAGCTGGCCGAGCTGGAGCTGGTCCACAGCGTGGTCGGCGAACCACCCCTGCTCCTGCTCGACGACGTGCTGGCCGAACTGGATCCCAACCGCCAGCAGTGGCTGCTCGAGGCCGTGGGCGAGGGGCACCAGTGTCTGGTGAGCGCCACCCACCTGGGGGCCTTTGGTGCTGGCTGGCAGCGGCAGAGCCAGATCGTGCAGCTGCAGGGCGGCGCCGTGGTCGAGGCGAGCTGA
- a CDS encoding anthranilate synthase component I family protein: protein MTPSDRLDPTFLAQVAAGLSFIPIWKRWPADLETPLTTWLKVGAGSSHGVLLESVEGGERIGRWSFVVSEPLWTLTSRGASSQRQWRDGRTEQLSGNPFELLQDCLRPLSSAPVPGLPPAGHLFGFWGYELIQWIEPSVPVHPADPEGPPDGCWMLADSLLVFDQVKRQITAVAYADLSRGGDPVEAHAAATARITALEQQMQEPLPAGVVPLQWHERSGTDLPTRSNRSQADFEAAVVRSREHIAAGDVFQLVLSQRLETTIERDPFELYRSLRMVNPSPYMAFFNFGGWYLIGSSPEVMVKADPVEGGGIRASLRPIAGTRPRGTDEAGDQALEAELLADPKERAEHVMLVDLGRNDLGRVCRPGSVSVTDLMVIERYSHVMHIVSQVEGWLGDGHSVWDLLMAAFPAGTVSGAPKIRAMQLIHALEPDARGPYSGVYGAVDLGGALNTAITIRTMVVQPGPNGSWRVQVQAGAGLVADSRPEAEFQETLNKARGMLKALACLA from the coding sequence ATGACCCCCTCCGATCGCCTGGACCCCACCTTTCTGGCCCAGGTGGCTGCCGGGCTCAGCTTCATCCCCATCTGGAAGCGCTGGCCGGCAGACCTGGAGACGCCTCTGACCACCTGGCTCAAGGTGGGTGCCGGCAGCAGCCACGGGGTGCTGCTGGAGTCGGTCGAGGGGGGAGAGCGGATCGGCCGCTGGAGCTTCGTGGTGAGTGAGCCGCTCTGGACCCTCACCAGCCGCGGAGCCAGCAGTCAGCGCCAATGGCGGGACGGCCGCACCGAGCAGCTGAGCGGCAACCCGTTTGAGCTGTTGCAGGACTGTCTGCGTCCCCTGAGCAGCGCCCCGGTGCCAGGCCTGCCGCCGGCGGGCCATCTGTTCGGCTTCTGGGGTTACGAGCTGATCCAGTGGATCGAACCCAGCGTGCCCGTGCACCCCGCCGATCCCGAGGGGCCTCCGGATGGTTGCTGGATGCTCGCCGACAGCCTGCTCGTGTTCGACCAGGTGAAGCGCCAGATCACGGCGGTGGCCTACGCCGACCTGAGCCGGGGCGGCGATCCGGTTGAGGCCCACGCCGCCGCCACAGCGCGGATCACGGCTCTGGAGCAGCAGATGCAGGAGCCCCTGCCCGCCGGGGTGGTGCCACTGCAGTGGCATGAACGCAGCGGCACCGATCTGCCCACCCGCAGCAACCGCAGCCAGGCCGATTTCGAGGCGGCCGTGGTGCGCTCCCGGGAGCACATCGCCGCAGGGGATGTGTTTCAGCTGGTGTTGAGCCAGCGGCTCGAAACCACGATCGAGCGGGATCCCTTTGAGCTCTACCGCAGCCTGCGGATGGTGAATCCATCGCCCTACATGGCCTTCTTCAACTTCGGTGGCTGGTATCTGATCGGCTCCAGCCCCGAGGTGATGGTGAAGGCCGATCCGGTGGAGGGCGGAGGGATCCGGGCCTCCCTGCGCCCGATCGCCGGTACCCGGCCCCGGGGCACCGATGAAGCGGGCGACCAGGCCCTGGAGGCCGAGCTGCTGGCCGATCCCAAGGAGCGGGCCGAGCACGTGATGCTGGTGGATCTGGGCCGCAATGACCTCGGCCGCGTCTGCCGCCCCGGCAGCGTTTCCGTGACTGATCTGATGGTGATCGAGCGCTACTCCCATGTGATGCACATCGTCAGCCAGGTGGAAGGATGGCTGGGCGACGGGCACAGCGTCTGGGATCTGCTGATGGCGGCCTTCCCGGCAGGTACGGTCAGCGGCGCTCCCAAGATCCGGGCCATGCAGCTGATCCATGCCCTCGAACCCGATGCCAGGGGTCCCTACTCAGGGGTGTACGGCGCCGTGGACCTCGGGGGAGCCCTCAACACCGCCATCACCATCCGCACGATGGTGGTGCAGCCGGGCCCGAACGGCAGCTGGCGGGTGCAGGTGCAGGCCGGCGCCGGCCTGGTGGCCGACTCCAGGCCCGAGGCGGAATTCCAGGAAACCCTCAACAAGGCCCGGGGCATGCTCAAGGCCCTGGCCTGCCTGGCGTGA